In the genome of Leptolyngbya subtilissima AS-A7, one region contains:
- a CDS encoding ATP-binding cassette domain-containing protein, with the protein MPSNIASAQEPSAIWVNQLQFQWPSGLSVLQNCSLAVQPGEFCMLLGNNGSGKSTLLKILGGLLKPQAGEWSVEKPLGFVFQNPDHQLVMPTVGADVAFGLVDEHLPLAEIRNRVDDALSAINLLELKRRPIYALSGGQKQRVAIAGAIARHCQVLLLDEPTALLDPDSQIDLVKRVRNLVKERGLTALWVTHRLVELDYCDRAFLLEAGRVLDEGEPARLKQRLQSQA; encoded by the coding sequence GTGCCTAGTAACATTGCTTCAGCTCAAGAGCCTAGTGCCATTTGGGTCAATCAGTTGCAGTTTCAATGGCCATCGGGGCTGTCAGTTCTGCAAAATTGTTCGCTCGCGGTGCAGCCTGGTGAGTTCTGCATGCTGCTAGGCAACAACGGTAGTGGCAAGTCAACCTTGCTAAAGATCCTGGGAGGGCTGCTGAAACCTCAAGCGGGAGAGTGGTCGGTTGAAAAGCCCTTGGGGTTCGTTTTTCAGAACCCCGATCATCAGTTGGTAATGCCTACTGTGGGCGCCGACGTAGCGTTTGGCCTAGTGGATGAGCACCTTCCCTTAGCAGAGATTCGCAATCGGGTTGACGATGCATTGTCCGCTATCAATCTGTTGGAGCTCAAGCGTCGACCCATCTATGCCCTCAGCGGCGGGCAAAAGCAGCGGGTGGCAATTGCTGGGGCCATTGCCCGACACTGCCAGGTGCTACTACTAGATGAGCCTACTGCCCTACTCGATCCCGATAGCCAAATCGATTTGGTGAAACGGGTAAGAAATCTGGTTAAAGAGCGGGGGCTAACAGCTTTATGGGTAACCCACAGACTGGTGGAACTTGACTACTGCGATCGCGCCTTTCTGCTGGAAGCAGGGCGGGTACTGGATGAAGGCGAGCCGGCTCGCCTTAAGCAGCGGTTACAAAGCCAAGCCTAA
- a CDS encoding DNA-directed RNA polymerase subunit omega — protein sequence MAKRSPFDSTQVMRRTEDLIRAASNRYRITVQVANRAQRRRFEDFENYEDPKMKPVLRAIIEMSDELTQPEIIGE from the coding sequence ATGGCTAAGCGCTCCCCTTTCGACAGTACGCAGGTTATGCGACGCACCGAAGACCTGATTCGGGCCGCTTCAAACCGCTACCGCATTACGGTACAAGTAGCTAATCGAGCCCAGCGGAGACGATTCGAAGACTTTGAAAACTACGAAGACCCAAAGATGAAGCCCGTGCTGCGAGCCATCATCGAGATGTCCGATGAGTTGACCCAGCCTGAGATTATTGGCGAGTAG
- a CDS encoding DUF1818 family protein, translated as MGERFTKEGNGWRLGWDATAPKYCGLLAGSNWAIELTKTEFRAFRRLAMEISETMQAIASELMDDERVTCEAEADHLWIEAEGFPEAYGIRFILKSGRQCEGEWDVEATQQMLQAIFHFTVF; from the coding sequence ATGGGTGAGCGGTTTACGAAGGAAGGCAATGGGTGGCGGCTCGGCTGGGACGCCACCGCTCCTAAATACTGTGGGCTATTGGCTGGCTCTAATTGGGCTATAGAGTTAACCAAGACTGAGTTTCGTGCCTTTCGACGGTTAGCAATGGAAATAAGTGAAACTATGCAAGCGATTGCCAGCGAACTTATGGACGATGAACGCGTTACCTGTGAAGCAGAAGCCGACCACCTGTGGATAGAAGCAGAAGGCTTTCCAGAAGCCTATGGCATACGGTTTATTCTTAAGTCAGGTCGTCAATGCGAAGGTGAGTGGGACGTGGAGGCGACCCAGCAAATGTTGCAGGCCATCTTCCATTTCACAGTGTTTTGA